The Numida meleagris isolate 19003 breed g44 Domestic line chromosome 12, NumMel1.0, whole genome shotgun sequence genome includes a window with the following:
- the CD14 gene encoding monocyte differentiation antigen CD14, with the protein MRGAALLLLALGLQQAEGRCFFNRTEEYCLCYRLTQQSAGSIIQCLAASAVEFQGGDLEKYADFAIEDLDASTIDMLGSLEIRKIIFSDLLVPEVLLARILRFFSYTRVQEMVFESCSFVGRSSWADMAGQALPIVSLSFHNVTAAALAGREQDLSPLGRWLGALQELSVTASHVAVLPCAVGRALGSLRSLDLAHNSLGDDSLAPAFCRGAFAQLQVLSLRHNNLTSYHAVCGGVQLLGELRHLDLSHNALITGTSSSSACQWPASLRVFNLSNAGLDEVLTPLPPNLEVLDLSSNRLHAVDISLRSLQALFLSRNVLPALPSIRGCPALRTLHLDNNLIAELPRDEVLLLEHLRDVAVAGNPFNCTCAGAGAVQALAAMGCLGQGWPQGYVCQAPARYQGVLLRDVPASVLQCNPAAVLAPVCTGLALLCVAVAGGLLWARGARPRWLCSLGRQKDACNTAERL; encoded by the coding sequence ATGCGCGGGGCcgctctgctgctcctggcgctggggctgcagcaggccGAGGGCCGGTGTTTCTTCAACCGCACGGAGGAGTACTGCCTGTGCTATAGGCTGACCCAGCAGAGCGCCGGCAGCATCATCCAGTGCCTCGCCGCTTCCGCCGTGGAGTTCCAGGGGGGAGACCTGGAGAAATACGCTGACTTTGCCATCGAGGACCTGGACGCCTCCACCATCGACATGCTTGGCAGCCTGGAAATCAGGAAGATCATTTTTTCGGACCTTTTGGTTCCTGAGGTCCTCCTGGCCCGCATCCTGCGGTTCTTCTCCTACACTCGGGTGCAGGAGATGGTGTTtgagagctgcagctttgtggggaggagcagctgggcGGACATGGCGGGCCAGGCCTTGCCCATCGTGTCACTGAGCTTCCACAACGTGACGGCCGCTGCGCTGGCAGGCCGTGAGCAGGACCTGTCCCCACTCGGCCGCTGGCTGggagccctgcaggagctgtcGGTCACCGCCTCACACGTGGCCGTGCTGCCCTGTGCCGTGGGCCGGGCGCTGGGGTCCCTGCGCTCGCTGGACCTGGCACATAACAGCCTGGGGGATGACAGCCTGGCTCCTGCCTTCTGCAGGGGGGCCTTCGCgcagctgcaggtgctgagcCTGCGGCACAACAACCTGACGTCGTACCACGCTGTGTGCGGCggtgtgcagctgctgggcGAGCTGCGGCACCTGGATCTCAGCCACAACGCGCTCATCACCGGAACGTCTTCGTCCTCCGCCTGCCAGTGGCCAGCGTCCCTCCGCGTCTTTAACTTGTCCAACGCCGGCTTGGACGAAGTGCTCACACCTCTGCCCCCCAATCTGGAGGTGCTGGACCTGAGCTCCAACCGCCTCCACGCTGTGGACATCTCCCTGCGCTCCCTGCAGGCGCTCTTCCTCAGCCGCAACGTGCTGCCGGCCCTGCCGTCCATCAGGGGCTGCCCCGCGCTGCGCACCCTGCACCTGGACAACAACCTGATCGCGGAGCTGCCGCGGGAcgaggtgctgctgctggagcacctGCGCGATGTGGCCGTGGCCGGGAACCCCTTCAACTGCACCTGCGCCGGGGCTGGGGCCGTGCAGGCGCTGGCGGCCATGGGGtgcctggggcagggctggccGCAGGGCTACGTGTGCCAGGCGCCTGCCCGCTACCAGGGCGTGCTGCTGCGGGACGTGCCcgcctctgtgctgcagtgcaacCCCGCCGCCGTGCTGGCTCCTGTGTGCACGGGCCTGGCATTGCTCTGCGTGGCCGTGGCTGGCGGGCTGCTGTGGGCACGGGGGGCACGGCCCCggtggctgtgcagcctggggcGCCAGAAGGATGCTTGCAATACTGCAGAGCGCTTGTAA
- the NDUFA2 gene encoding NADH dehydrogenase [ubiquinone] 1 alpha subcomplex subunit 2 translates to MAAAVVRGIGGGLGRGLRELRVHLCQRSAGSRGAREFIEQHYVTLKQANPDFPILIRECSGVQPRLWARYEFGKEKSVSLHNLSVDEVAEALENIVKGKV, encoded by the exons atggcggcggcggtCGTGAGGGGCATCGGCGGCGGCTTGGGTCGCGGCCTGCGGGAGCTCCGCGTTCACCTGTGCCAGCGCTCGGCCGGCAGCCGCGGCGCCAG GGAGTTCATCGAGCAGCACTACGTGACGCTGAAGCAGGCGAACCCCGACTTCCCCATCCTCATCCGCGAGTGCTCCGGCGTGCAGCCCCGGCTGTGGGCGCGGTATG AGTTTGGCAAAGAGAAAAGCGTGTCACTGCATAACCTCAGTGTGGATGAAGTGGCCGAGGCGCTGGAGAACATTGTGAAAGGCAAGGTGTGA
- the IK gene encoding protein Red translates to MPERDGEPFSNPLAPDGHDVDDAHSFHQSKLTNEDFRKLLMTPRATPTSAPPSKSRHHEMPREYNEDEDPAARRRKKKSYYAKLRQQEIERERELAEKYRDRAKERRDGVNKDYEETELISTTANYRAVGPTAEADKSAAEKRRQLIQESKFLGGDMEHTHLVKGLDFALLQKVRAEIASKEKEEEEMMEKPQKETKKDEDPENKIEFKTRLGRNIYRILFKNKAYERNELFLPGRMAYVVDLDDEYADTDIPTTLIRSKADCPTMEAQTTLTTNDIVISKLTQILSYLRQGTRNKKLKKKDKGKLDEKKPPEADMNIFEDIGDYVPSTAKMPRDKERERYRERDRERERERDRDRERDRERERDRERDREEEKKRHSYFEKPKADDEPTDIDKGPGSAKELIKSINEKFAGAAGWEGTETLKKPEDKKQLGDFFGMSNSYAECYPATMDDMAVDSDEEVDYSKMDQGNKKGPLGRWDFDTQEEYSEYMNNKEALPKAAFQYGIKMSEGRKTRRFKETNDKAELDRQWKKISAIIEKRKKLEADGVEVKRPKY, encoded by the exons ATGCCGGAGAGGGACG GTGAGCCGTTCTCCAACCCCCTGGCCCCCGATGGCCACGATGTGGACGACGCGCACTCCTTCCACCA GTCCAAGCTCACTAATGAAGACTTTCGAAAGCTTCTCATGACCCCGCGGGCGACGCCAACATCAGCGCCGCCATCCAAATCTCGTCACCATGA GATGCCGCGGGAGTACAATGAAGATGAAGATCCAGCTGCTCgtagaaggaagaagaaaag CTATTACGCAAAACTGCGCCAGCAGGAGATAGAGCGCGAAAGAGAGTTGGCTGAGAAGTACAGGGATCGAGCCAAGGAGAGAAGAGATGGCGTGAACAAGGACTACGAGGAAACAGAGCTGATCAGCACAACTGCAAACTACAGAGCTGTGGGGCCCACTGCAGAGGC GGATAAATCTGCTGCGGAGAAGAGGAGACAGTTGATCCAGGAGTCCAAGTTCTTGGGTGGTGACATGGAGCACACTCACTTGGTGAAGGGTCTGGACTTTGCGCTGCTGCAGAAG GTACGGGCTGAGATTgccagcaaagaaaaggaagaggaggaaatgatGGAGAAGCCTCAGAAAGAAACCAA gaaagatgaagatcctgaaaacaaaattgaattTAAGACCCGGCTGG gtCGAAATATCTACCGCATTCTGTTCAAGAACAAAGCCTACGAGCGGAATGAGCTGTTCCTGCCAGGGAGGATGGCCTATGTGGTAGATTTGGATGATGAGTATGCTGACACTGATATCCCAACCACGCTGATCCGGAGCAAGGCCGACTGCCCCACCATGGAG GCACAGACTACACTGACCACAAATGACATCGTCATCAGCAAGCTGACACAGATCCTCTCTTATCTCAGGCAAGGAACCCGCAACAAGAAGCTcaagaagaaagacaaag ggaagttggatGAGAAGAAGCCCCCTGAAGCTGATATGAA CATCTTTGAAGACATTGGGGATTACGTACCCTCCACTGCAAAGATGCCACGGGATAAGGAGCGGGAGAGATACCGTGAGAGAGACCGTGAGAGGGAGCGTGAGCGTGACAGGGACCGTGAGCGTGACAGGGAGCGTGAGAGGGACCGAGAGCGTGACCgtgaggaggaaaagaagaggcaCAGCTACTTTGAGAAGCCCAAGGCTGATGACGAG CCCACAGACATTGACAAAG GACCTGGCTCTGCCAAGGAGCTCATCAAGTCCATCAACGAGAAgtttgctggagctgctggctgggaaggAACAGAGAC ATTGAAGAAACCAGAAGACAAGAAGCAGCTGGGAGACTTCTTTGGCATGTCAAACAGCTACGCAGAATGCTACCCTGCTAC aatgGATGATATGGCTGTGGACAGTGATGAAGAGGTGGACTACAGCAAGATGGATCAG GGTAACAAGAAAGGGCCTTTGGGCCGCTGGGACTTCGACACCCAGGAGGAATACAGCGAATACATGAACAACAAAGAGGCTCTGCCCAA GGCAGCTTTTCAGTATGGGATCAAGATGTCTGAGGGACGCAAAACCCGTCGCTTCAAAGAGACAAATGACAAGGCAGAGCTGGACCGGCAGTGGAAGAAGATCAGTGCG ATCattgagaagaggaagaagctggAGGCTGATGG GGTGGAGGTGAAAAGGCCCAAGTACTGA
- the TMCO6 gene encoding transmembrane and coiled-coil domain-containing protein 6 isoform X1, translating to MPVTSYLLTYLSGHSVKLMELCLYTLGNLVVESEAVRKKLLPQGIIPVLASCIQSPHEAVLEGLGYVLSQLLQAKEAPTEIIPLVLDSVLPQHMLRLVCSGLKFGTGAAVEFAWCLHYIVCSHTANVELMSLGAVPALTSLLCDIASEISESDSEGLELLTCPVLRCLGNLLAEETGCKVQPQDERLLVALFIVMQCYLQQHPFIIPESLWLLNNLTADEPFFCSALLSMDLLPALLQLLPHSQTVSMLVRPCFVPHMCGKLWTSHKHESCACSAQVEVGLGQ from the exons ATGCCCGTCACCTCCTACCTCCTGACCTACCTCTCGGGACACAGCGTCAAGCTCATG GAGCTGTGTTTGTACACACTGGGCAACCTGGTAGTGGAGAGCGAAGCTGTGAGGAAGAAGCTTCTGCCTCAGGGCATTATTCCAGTGCTGGCATCCTGCATCCAG tCCCCACATGAGGCTGTGCTGGAAGGTCTGGGTTACGTCTTGTCGCAGCTCCTCCAAGCCAAGGAAGCCCCCACAGAGATCATCCC CCTGGTTCTGGACTCTGTTCTCCCCCAGCACATGCTTCGACTGGTTTGCTCTGGCCTCAAGTTTGGGACAGGAGCTGCAGTAGAGTTTGCTTGGTGCCTCCACTACATTGTTTGTAg ccaTACAGCCAATGTGGAGCTGATGTCgctgggagctgtgcctgcTCTTACCTCGCTCTTGTGTGACATCGCTTCCGAAATCTCCGAAAGCGATTCTGAGGGCCTGGAGCTG CTCACCTGCCCGGTTCTGCGGTGCCTCGGCAATCTGCTCGCAGAGGAGACGGGCTGCAAAGTCCAGCCGCAAGATGAGCGCCTGCTCGTGGCCCTGTTCATAGTCATGCAGTGctacctgcagcagcacccgTTCATCATCCCGGAGAGCCTCTGGCTGCTAAACAACCTCACAG CGGATGAGCCcttcttctgctctgctctgctctctatGGActtgctcccagccctgctgcagctcttgccACATTCCCAGACAGTGAGCATGTTGGTAAGGCCTTGCTTTGTGCCCCACATGTGTGGAAAGCTCTGGACTTCTCACAAACATGAGTCATGTGCATGCAGTGCTCAGGTTGAAGTTGGCTTGGGACAGTGA
- the WDR55 gene encoding WD repeat-containing protein 55, protein MAASEEEPPAEPQLRDTPDDICLEAAANAIALHPARALLAAGDVDGDVYLYSYGCVQGDNRQLWSSGHHLKSCRDVAFSQDGQRLLTVAKDKAIHVLAVEGGRLETRIAKAHSAALNCVLPIDQHLLATGDDGGELKVWDLRKGSAVLEARQHEEYISALAVDGAGKILLTASGDGTMGVFNIKRRRFELLSEPQSGDLTSVVLLKRGKKVACGSSEGTIYLFNWNGFGATSDRFSLRAESVDCMVPITESIVCTGSLDGVIRAVNILPNRVLGCVGQHLGEPIEQLAVAPDGQLLASCAHDQKVKFWDISSLGSMVVDEYRKKKKRGGPLKALSSKAVGSGEDFFADLREEQEATAEAATGSDSDDSD, encoded by the exons ATGGCGGCGTCCGAGGAG GAGCCGCCCGCGGAGCCGCAGCTCCGGGACACCCCCGACGACATCTGCTTGGAGGCAGCGGCCAACGCCATCGCGCTGCACCCGGCGCGGGCTCTGTTGGCGGCGGGGGACGTGGACGGCGACGTGTACCT GTACTCGTACGGCTGCGTGCAAGGGGACAACCGCCAGCTCTGGTCGTCGGGACACCACCTCAAGTCGTGCCGTGATGTCGCCTTCTCCCAGGACGGGCAGA GGCTGCTCACCGTGGCCAAGGACAAAGCCATCCACGTGCTGGCGGTGGAGGGCGGCCGCCTGGAGACGCGCATCGCCAAGGCCCACAG CGCGGCCCTCAACTGCGTGCTGCCCATCGATCAGCACCTCCTGGCCACGGGCGACGACGGCGGAGAGCTCAAAGTGTGGGACCTGCGCAAGGGCAGCGCCGTGCTGGAAGCCCGGCAGCACGAGGAGTACATCAGCGCCCTGGCCGTGGATGGGGCTGGGAAGATCCTGCTGACCGCCAG CGGTGATGGCACCATGGGAGTCTTCAACATCAAAAGGCGCCGCTTCGAGCTGCTCTCGGAGCCGCAGAGCGGGGACCTGACATCCGTTGTGCTGCTGAAG AGAGGGAAGAAAGTGGCATGCGGCTCCAGCGAAGGAACCATCTACCTCTTCAACTGGAATGGTTTTGGGGCCACCAGTGACCGCTTCTCTCTGAGGGCCGAGTCAGTGGACTGCATGGTCCCCATCACAGAGAGCATCGTGTGCACGGGGTCCCTTGATGGGGTCATCAG GGCGGTGAACATCTTGCCAAACCGGGTGCTGGGGTGCGTCGGGCAGCACCTGGGGGAGCCCATTGAGCAGCTGGCCGTGGCCCCAGATGGGCAGCTCCTGGCCAGCTGCGCCCACGACCAGAAGGTGAAGTTCTGGGACATCTCCTCGCTGGGCTCCATGGTGGTGGATGAGTACCGCAAGAAGAAGAAGCGGGGGGGGCCGCTGAAAGCCCTGAGCAGTAAGGCTGTAGGCAGCGGGGAGGACTTCTTTGCAGACCTGCGAGAGGAGCAGGAAGCCACAGCGGAGGCAGCCACGGGGAGCGACAGTGACGACAGTGACTGA
- the TMCO6 gene encoding transmembrane and coiled-coil domain-containing protein 6 isoform X2 yields MLRLVCSGLKFGTGAAVEFAWCLHYIVCSHTANVELMSLGAVPALTSLLCDIASEISESDSEGLELLTCPVLRCLGNLLAEETGCKVQPQDERLLVALFIVMQCYLQQHPFIIPESLWLLNNLTADEPFFCSALLSMDLLPALLQLLPHSQTVSMLVLTVLCNIAEKGPAYCQQLHQQAALPLLLHVLVVPDPEVVGQCLELLHLLFLHWPQVAVDFIRQGGHQTLERHQSTPELQERVRALLDMALQPLGACAFSSSSSALSTSQMT; encoded by the exons ATGCTTCGACTGGTTTGCTCTGGCCTCAAGTTTGGGACAGGAGCTGCAGTAGAGTTTGCTTGGTGCCTCCACTACATTGTTTGTAg ccaTACAGCCAATGTGGAGCTGATGTCgctgggagctgtgcctgcTCTTACCTCGCTCTTGTGTGACATCGCTTCCGAAATCTCCGAAAGCGATTCTGAGGGCCTGGAGCTG CTCACCTGCCCGGTTCTGCGGTGCCTCGGCAATCTGCTCGCAGAGGAGACGGGCTGCAAAGTCCAGCCGCAAGATGAGCGCCTGCTCGTGGCCCTGTTCATAGTCATGCAGTGctacctgcagcagcacccgTTCATCATCCCGGAGAGCCTCTGGCTGCTAAACAACCTCACAG CGGATGAGCCcttcttctgctctgctctgctctctatGGActtgctcccagccctgctgcagctcttgccACATTCCCAGACAGTGAGCATGTTG GTCCTGACAGTGCTGTGCAACATAGCGGAGAAGGGCCCAGCctactgccagcagctgcaccagcaggctgcccttcccctgctgctgcacgTTCTTGTGGTACCCGACCCCGAGGTGGTGGGGCagtgcctggagctgctgcatcTCCTCTTCCTGCACTGGCCACAG GTTGCTGTTGACTTCATCAGGCAAGGAGGGCACCAGACCCTTGAGCGGCACCAGAGCACCCCAGAACTCCAGGAGCGGGTGCGAGCACTGCTGGACATGGCCCTGCAGCCACTGGGTGCCTGTGCGTTTAGTTCTTCATCTTCTGCATTGTCCACCTCCCAGATGACATAA
- the SLC35A4 gene encoding probable UDP-sugar transporter protein SLC35A4 — translation MAVFGKAAGTPLSPKQRGLWGLMLLCSVAIYGSHAPLLTLCKVDGTIPFSSSSVVVLIELTKLVLSLLFLLTWDRQLLGFAVSWHHVAPFALSALLYAANNNLVVHMQLFMDPSTYQILSNLKIVSTALLYSLFLHQRLCVRKWLALFLLMAAGVSYSCGGLQDPQDSGSPSAMQLHITLVGLLLILVYCLISGLSAVYTEAILKTQALPLNLQNLFLYFFGVLVNLVGHFWSSTERGFLEGFSFWVLVIVVSQALNGLIMSVVMKHSSNITRLFVISCSILVNALLSVALFNLQLTLLFFIAVSCIGLAVHLYYGVT, via the coding sequence ATGGCTGTGTTTGGGAAAGCTGCTGGCACCCCGCTCAGCCCTAAGCAGCGGGGGCTTTGGGGGctgatgctgctctgctctgtggctATATATGGCTCCCACGCTCCCCTCCTCACCCTGTGCAAGGTGGATGGTACGATCCCCTTCAGCTCATCATCTGTGGTGGTTCTCATCGAGCTGACAAAGTTGGtgctctccctcctcttcctgctgacCTGGGACCGGCAGCTGCTGGGATTTGCAGTGTCCTGGCACCACGTTGCTCCCTTTGCCCTTTCTGCCCTGCTCTACGCTGCAAACAACAACCTCGTGGTTCACATGCAGCTCTTCATGGATCCCAGCACCTACCAGATCTTGAGTAACTTGAAAATTGTCAGCACCGCGCTTCTCTACAGCCTCTTCCTACACCAAAGACTCTGTGTGCGCAAGTGGCTGGCGCTCTTTCTGCTGATGGCTGCTGGGGTGAGCTACAGCTGCGGGGGCTTGCAGGACCCACAGGACTCTGGCAGCCCCTCTGCAATGCAGCTGCACATCACGCTGGTGGGTTTGTTGCTGATCTTGGTGTACTGCCTGATATCGGGCTTGTCTGCTGTCTACACAGAAGCTATCCTGAAAACCCAGGCGCTGCCCCTCAACCTTCAGAacctcttcctttatttctttgggGTCCTGGTCAACTTGGTCGGCCacttctggagcagcacagagagaggTTTCTTGGAGGGCTTTTCCTTCTGGGTGCTGGTGATTGTGGTCAGTCAGGCCTTGAACGGTTTGATTATGTCTGTGGTCATGAAGCACAGCAGTAATATCACCAGGCTCTTTGTGATCTCCTGCTCCATCCTGGTCAATGCACTGTTGTCTGTCGCCCTCTTCAACCTGCAGCTCACCCTCCTCTTCTTCATCGCTGTCTCATGCATCGGCCTCGCTGTTCACTTGTACTATGGGGTGACATAG
- the LOC110405356 gene encoding SLC35A4 upstream open reading frame protein: MADDKDSLPKLKDLALLKGQLESLQRRVEDEVHAGVGQGGSLLASPFLKGFLAGYLVAKLRFSAVLGFAVGTCTGIYAAQNYAVPDVEKTVRDYLSSLRKGGD, translated from the exons ATGGCGGACGATAAG GACTCGCTGCCTAAGCTGAAGGACCTGGCCCTGCTGAAGGGGCAGCTGGAGAGCCTGCAGCGGCGCGTGGAGGACGAGGTGCACGCCGGCGTGGGTCAG GGCGGTTCGCTGCTGGCTTCCCCCTTCCTGAAGGGCTTCCTGGCCGGGTACCTCGTGGCCAAGCTGCGCTTCTCGGCGGTGCTGGGCTTCGCCGTGGGGACGTGCACCGGCATCTACGCCGCGCAGAACTACGCCGTGCCTGACGTGGAGAAGACGGTGCGGGACTACCTCAGCTCGCTGCGGAAAGGGGGGGACTAG